Proteins encoded together in one Penicillium digitatum chromosome 1, complete sequence window:
- a CDS encoding Major facilitator superfamily domain, general substrate transporter: MHEKLSIEDDKALPSPFSNTATYVDFNGADDPNYPQNWRRSKKLFNSVLVCSGTFIVSATSAIFAPGIEEASKAFGVGTEVGTLGTTLYVLGFASGPLIWAPAPELWGRKWPLTIGVLGGGIFTIASAVAENIQTLVICRFFAGMFGASQLTVVPGVLVDLYNSTTRGAVLSLYSLNVFIGPFMAPFIGGFIVSSHLGWRWTLYISAIFSLGNGLLSVLFLEETYPPSILVAKAATIRKKSQNGNLRARHEEVDISIANIVDKNFTRPLKLLFTEPIILVMSVYMSFIYGLVYALLEAFSFVFEHVHGMTPAFAGLMFFGLIVGVLLACAFILSGHLAYAKKLAENNGVAVPEWRLAPPLLGAPVFTIGLFWFCWTGFIPQIHWAVPAAAGIFIGFGVLCIFLPCFNYLVDAYLPM, from the exons ATGCACGAGAAGCTTTCGATTGAAGATGACAAGGCACTGCCGTCACCTTTTTCCAATACAGCAACCTACGTCGATTTTAATGGGGCTGATGATCCCAATTATCCTCAGAATTGGAGGAGGTCTAAAAA ACTTTTCAACTCTGTTTTAGTCTGCTCAGGGACCTTCATTGTATCCGCAACAAGTGCCATCTTTGCACCGGGAATTGAAGAAGCAAGCAAAGCTTTTGGGGTGGGGACAGAGGTCGGAACACTGGGAACAACCCTCTACGTCCTTGGCTTTGCATCAGGGCCTCTGATCTGGGCACCTGCACCAGAGCTTTGGGGAAGAAAATGGCCTCTGACAATTGGAGTGTTAGGCGGTGGAATCTTCACTATTGCGTCGGCAGTGGCTGAAAATATCCAGACCTTAGTGATATGCCGCTTTTTCGCTGGCATGTTTGGCGCAAGCCAACTGACTGTTGTCCCGGGTGTATTGGTCGATTTATACAACAGTACAACTCGCGGTGCTGTGCTTTCACTATATTCACTGAATGTGTTTATTGGCCCCTTTATGGCCCCTTTTATAGGTGGCTTTATTGTGTCCAGTCATCTTGGCTGGCGGTGGACCCTTTACATTTCGGCAATTTTCAGTTTGGGAAATGGACTATTGAGTGTTCTCTTCTTGGAGGAGACATATCCGCCTTCCATTCTGGTGGCAAAGGCTGCTACTATCCGCAAAAAGTCCCAGAACGGTAATCTCCGTGCCAGACACGAGGAGGTCGATATCAGTATCGCAAATATCGTGGATAAAAACTTCACACGTCCTTTGAAGTTGCTCTTCACGGAACCAATTATTCTTGTGATGTCAGTCTACATGTCCTTCATCTATGGCCTTGTCTATGCGCTTCTTGAGGCATTCTCTTTCGTCTTCGAGCACGTTCACGGAATGACTCCTGCCTTTGCTGGTCTAATGTTCTTTGGGCTCATCGTTGGTGTGTTACTTGCGTGTGCGTTCATTCTTTCTGGGCACTTAGCCTATGCAAAGAAACTGGCAGAGAACAATGGCGTGGCAGTTCCTGAGTGGCGCCTCGCTCCACCACTTCTAGGTGCGCCTGTTTTTACAATAGGTCTCTTTTG GTTTTGCTGGACTGGGTTCATCCCTCAGATTCACTGGGCTGTGCCTGCTGCGGCCGGGATATTCATCGGATTCGGGGTGTTGTGCATCTTTCTTCCGTGCTTCAACTATCTCGTCGATGCATACTTGCCAATGTAA
- a CDS encoding Aldolase-type TIM barrel, which yields MAASLLSRYPWVSSPFVVSAPMKVMSGPALAVAVSRAGGLGFIGPGAKTRDTSDDLETASSLIRQGASTVPTPSSTLPIGIGYQLWSDDINVAVAAIEKNKPCAAWLYAPRQGPKEFDDWSSKIRQASPDTQIWIQIGTLKEAKELLENRERPDVVVVQGAESGGHGRAKDGMGLMALFPEVADAMAGSQIALFAAGGIADGRGAAAAMCLGASGVVMGTRFLAASEARISRGYQDEVVRAVDGAASTARTLLYNHLRGTFGWPEEYSPRTILNKSFVEQQDGKSFKDLKRLHDEAVKTGDKGWGPEGRLATYAGASVGLIHGVKDAKEIVHEIREDASERIQRLCPREE from the coding sequence ATGGCCGCAAGCTTGCTATCACGATACCCATGGGTATCTAGTCCATTTGTGGTCAGCGCCCCCATGAAAGTAATGTCCGGTCCAGCGCTAGCAGTAGCTGTCTCTCGCGCCGGAGGACTAGGGTTCATTGGCCCCGGTGCCAAAACTCGGGACACTAGTGATGATCTCGAGACAGCATCATCGCTCATACGCCAAGGGGCCAGCACAGTGCCAACTCCCAGCTCGACGCTACCTATCGGCATAGGATACCAGCTCTGGAGTGATGATATCAACGTCGCTGTCGCCGCGATCGAGAAGAATAAACCATGTGCAGCCTGGCTGTACGCCCCACGCCAAGGGCCCAAGGAATTCGACGACTGGTCTAGCAAGATCCGTCAAGCGTCCCCTGACACGCAAATCTGGATTCAGATTGGCACCCTGAAGGAGGCAAAAGAACTTCTTGAAAACCGTGAGCGACCAGATGTTGTTGTCGTGCAAGGGGCCGAATCCGGTGGCCACGGTCGGGCGAAAGATGGAATGGGGCTTATGGCACTGTTTCCCGAAGTGGCGGACGCCATGGCAGGCAGCCAAATTGCTTTGTTTGCGGCTGGTGGAATCGCAGATGGGCGCGGTGCTGCAGCGGCAATGTGTCTTGGGGCTTCGGGCGTGGTAATGGGGACTCGATTCCTAGCTGCTAGTGAAGCACGCATTAGCCGGGGTTACCAAGACGAGGTTGTACGTGCGGTCGACGGTGCTGCCTCAACTGCGCGCACGCTACTGTATAATCACCTTAGAGGCACATTTGGGTGGCCAGAAGAATATAGTCCCCGGACTATCTTGAACAAATCATTTGTTGAGCAACAGGATGGGAAGTCTTTCAAGGATCTGAAAAGGCTGCATGATGAAGCTGTAAAGACGGGCGATAAGGGGTGGGGGCCTGAAGGAAGACTCGCAACATATGCAGGAGCATCTGTGGGACTGATACATGGCGTGAAAGATGCAAAAGAAATTGTCCATGAGATTCGAGAGGATGCATCGGAAAGAATCCAGCGGCTATGTCCCAGAGAGGAGTAG
- a CDS encoding Zn(2)-C6 fungal-type DNA-binding domain translates to MSQSDLKRKRARIACEPCRERKRKCDGAEPCSTCLQWGYDCHYERQQRQRHHAAQQPPKEIALPRSSQPINSVDPHGVDRRLWANSGAAFVRRMGLKIDPAKAPKLSLFGWNIGKRQLSSESQAVYPVLSITDITSLEHVKTLAQIYFAKIAPSYGFIDSSQFFERLEARWQSPMVGSLYDSVLGGVAALGCLFSQRNMTITELHLIGSAHSILDTYVLCGAPPVELLTGWTLRVVYMRMTDLPHSTWIASSKLMHLVEAAGFHLESTDSVFPRSIGTEFDPNIRRKLFGVALHLNMWTSYDLGLSRVSFQKNDLPLLPSASESDSTYELLGLIPLSASLDPGKPKENEIKLEESLSQILERVHAEPPSAMAQCNLVLCLLRRIHTEKLEISSLLAEKALALLKKGLGCSRTMVNTCNPWQQMANVPFHIICVLLVMDTRQSLAMLPEAMQTLKLVASTYDTNTMREAWSAALLLVKLHQQRRKDDLAIFTDIMNMEEHENPAGPTQQEFPSAEEYSWLGALVTDLPGLQRDDLDQFLNADVIDSSGFLGGSG, encoded by the coding sequence ATGTCACAATCCGACTTGAAACGAAAACGTGCCCGAATCGCATGTGAACCATGTCGAGAAcggaaaagaaaatgcgatgGCGCTGAACCCTGCAGCACTTGTCTTCAATGGGGCTATGATTGTCACTACGAGCGTCAGCAACGACAAAGACACCATGCTGCTCAACAGCCTCCAAAAGAAATTGCCTTGCCAAGGTCTTCACAGCCCATTAACTCAGTGGATCCACATGGGGTGGATCGCCGGTTGTGGGCCAACTCCGGTGCTGCATTTGTTCGGCGGATGGGCCTGAAGATCGATCCTGCGAAAGCGCCAAAACTCAGCCTGTTTGGTTGGAACATTGGAAAGCGACAACTGTCATCCGAATCTCAGGCTGTGTACCCTGTGCTGTCAATCACGGATATCACATCCTTGGAACATGTGAAGACTCTCGCTCAAATCTACTTCGCTAAGATTGCCCCAAGCTATGGCTTTATTGACTCTTCTCAATTTTTCGAGCGACTAGAGGCTAGGTGGCAGTCTCCCATGGTCGGTAGTCTATATGACAGTGTTCTCGGTGGCGTAGCTGCACTAGGTTGTTTGTTTTCCCAACGAAACATGACCATCACTGAATTGCATCTCATCGGATCGGCACATTCAATTCTCGACACGTACGTTCTGTGTGGTGCTCCTCCTGTGGAACTTCTCACTGGGTGGACACTACGAGTTGTCTACATGCGAATGACAGATCTGCCCCACTCAACATGGATCGCGAGTTCGAAGTTGATGCATCTGGTGGAAGCCGCAGGATTCCACCTAGAGTCCACTGATTCAGTCTTTCCGCGCAGTATTGGCACAGAGTTTGATCCAAATATCAGAAGAAAACTCTTCGGCGTGGCACTACATCTTAATATGTGGACGTCTTATGATCTTGGTCTATCGAGAGTGTCCTTTCAAAAGAATGATTTGCCATTGCTTCCATCAGCCTCGGAAAGTGATTCGACATATGAGCTATTAGGACTTATTCCACTATCAGCAAGCCTAGACCCAGGAAAGccaaaagaaaatgagaTCAAGTTAGAAGAATCTCTTTCGCAGATCCTAGAAAGAGTTCATGCCGAGCCTCCCTCAGCCATGGCGCAATGCAATCTTGTGCTTTGCCTTCTGCGCAGAATCCATACAGAGAAGCTTGAAATATCGTCTCTCCTAGCAGAAAAAGCTCTAGCATTGCTGAAAAAGGGACTTGGTTGCTCACGCACCATGGTCAATACCTGTAATCCCTGGCAACAGATGGCAAACGTGCCTTTCCACATTATATGTGTCTTGCTCGTGATGGACACTCGGCAATCGCTAGCAATGCTCCCCGAAGCAATGCAGACATTGAAGTTGGTCGCATCCACTTATGATACAAACACCATGAGAGAAGCCTGGAGCGCGGCTCTCTTGCTAGTTAAGCTCCATCAACAGCGGAGGAAGGATGACCTTGCGATCTTCACCGACATTATGAACATGGAAGAGCATGAAAATCCAGCGGGGCCAACCCAGCAAGAATTTCCAAGCGCCGAAGAGTACTCATGGCTAGGGGCTTTGGTCACCGATCTACCTGGCTTGCAGAGGGATGACCTTGATCAATTTCTGAATGCGGATGTGATTGACAGTTCAGGTTTCCTGGGTGGATCTGGATGA